The genomic stretch ACTATCGGCGAGCGACACGTGCTCGGTCACTTCCACGGGATGCCCGGCTTGAAGAGATGCGTGCATGGCGGCGCCCCGATCCATCGACAAGCCGATGAGCTCAATGCGGGGATTGATGGCCTTTGCCGCGAGTCCGACGCCTGCTGCTAAGCCTCCGCCAGATAGAGGCATTAGCAGACAAGAAAGATCGGGCGCCGCCTCAAGCATCTCAACGCCAATCGTGCCCTGGCCCGCGATCACAAAGGGGTTGTCGAAGGGTGAGATCTCCACCAAGCGCTCATCTCGGGCAAGCCGTTCGCTCTCGCGTTGGGCATCATCTTGGCTCTGACCGACAATACGCACCGTCGCCCCCAAAGCACGGATTCCTTGGCGCTTCGTCTCGGGCACCAAGTTTGACATGCAGATAATCGCTTCGATACCAGCTCGTTGCGCCGCAAACGCAACGCCGCGGCCATGATTGCCGGTGGAGCAGCAGGTCACACCTTCGGTGTAGGCTGGAACCTGCGCGACTGCATTTACGGCACCGCGGAGCTTGAATGCGCCTATCGGCTGCATGTTTTCAAGCTTCAGCCAGAACGGGTATCCAGCATGTTTGCTGAGGTAGGGCGACACGAATTGAGGGGTCGCATCGGCAACGCCAGCGATGGTTCGACGGGCTGCCAATATATCGGCAAGTGATAGGGCCTGGACCACAGTTCAACCGGTTTGCCGGGCAGACGCGAGCATTTCGATCTCAGCGATCATCTCGTCGGTTGAACGGGTCCGGCAGTAATGGCCCTTCATCTGATCGATCGAGACGTCGTGCCGCCGCTCTTCGTTGGCCGCACAACAATCTTCGACCTGGGTCACTAAGAAGCCGCGATCGGCTGCGTCTCGAATGGCGCCTTCCACGCACTGATCAGTGCAGACGCCGTAGATGATCAGATATTCGATCCCGAGATTGCGCAGCACATATTCGATGTTGGTCGAATTGAAGATGCCGCTCGCTGTCTTCGGGATGACGATGTCGTTCGGCTCCGGTCCGACAGCGTCGATAACCTTCGCCTCCCATGAACCTTTCGGGAAAAACAGGTCCGAAATCTTATGGTCCAAACTCCGGTCCCGACCATCGAGCGTGTAGGCTTCGATGGTGGTGTAAATCACCTCAACGCCCGCCGCGCGGGCGGCTGCTTGCAAGCGCTGTTGGTTTGGGATGAGCACATCGCCAACACGGTTCAGGAAGTACTTCTCTCTGGCTTCGTGCGATATTGGGTCAGAAGCTAAACGTTGCCGGTCCGCCGTCCACTCTGCGTTTTGCATATCAACCGAGAGCAAGGCTGTTTTGGCCAGCTCAACCGCGCGCTCGCGGTAAGCACCGTGTGCGGCATCAATGGCGGGAACTGGCGTCGGCATCGCATGTCCTCATCGGATCGTTTCTGTTTGAGTTCGGGTCATTTTTGCCAACGCAGCGCGTCCAAGTTGGCGCCCGCGCCGGTCTTGTTGCGGACCTCTTCGAGCAGCTTCATGCGGGCAGAAGAGCGGTCTTTGTAGATATCAACCAGTGACGCGAGGATCGCGTCGGTTGCCGCGATTGCCGGCGCCAATGTGTCGAGTGGAGAGGTTGTCGCCACCGCCACCGGCAAGGTAACTTCTGCGAGCTCGCAAACGGGCGAAAGGTCCACATCGGTGATCAGGACCATCTTTGCCCCGCGCCCGCGAACGATCTCCGCGACCGCAAACATCTCTTCCTGGTAGCGCCGGAAATCGTACAGCACCAAAACATCGCTGCGCTTGATATCGCACAGCCTGTCGACCCAAAGGCCAGATGCCTGAGGGCTCAGGACGTGGACTTCGCCGCGCATCGTCGCGAGCTGAAAGGCGAGATATTGTGCGGCCACCGAGCTCCACCGTCCACCCAGGCAATAGATACGCCCGCGGCTAGCGGCGATTGTTTCAACGGCTTGTTTGATCGCGGTCGCAGCGGGATCGTCCTCAAGGCGCGCAATAGACGTTGCAAGGTCGGCGAGGATGCCGCCATCGGTGCCGCGTTTGTGATACCGGTCAAACAGCGCCAGCGGCGACGATTCATTGTCCTGAACCTCGCTGCGAATGGCGCGTTGGAAATCGTTGAAACGTTCAAAGCCAAGCCGCTTTGCAAACCGGGTCACCGTGGGTGCGCTCACCTCAGCGCGCTTTGCAATGTCCTCGATACCGCCAAGGGCTGAGATTGGATAACGCTCCGTAATGACTTTCGCGATCCGCCGCTCGCTGGCGGACAGCTGATTGAATTTTGCATCGATGAGACTTCGAACGATCAAGGGGCATATTCCTTCGCTGACAGTGACCAAATGGTCTGTCAGCTTCGATTGGTGCTGACGCCGGGCAGAAGTCCATCCGGCCGCAAAACCAATATCCCAACAATGATCGAAAGCGCTATCGCGTCGCGATAGGGCAACAGGGTCTCGGGCAAAAATGCCTGAAGATAGACCTCCACAATACCCAGCACAAAGCCGCCAATAACGGCACCGCCGAGCGAGCCAAGCCCGCCGACAACCGTTGCGATAAATGCTTTGAGCACGGGGATAGCCCCCATCAATGGATCAACTGATCCCCGTGTTGCCACCCACAACACGGCTGCTATCCCAGCCAAGGCGCCCGATATTGCAAAAGCGGTCGCGATAATCCGGTTGGCCGAAATACCCATGAGCCGCACAACGGCGAAATCCTCGGCCGCCGCGCGCATCGCGATGCCCGTGACGGAGTGGGTTAGCACCAGTCTCAAGGCGATTAGGGAAATGATCACAACTGCTATCGACAGGACCGAGACCATGCCAACGCGGACCGATCCGATCATGATGCTGTCCGTCAACCAATCAGGCAGGATAACGGCCACCGGGCGCGCTGAGATGCCAGTTTGAAACAGGACTTGGATGATCTGACTGACGGCAAAAGAAGTTATCAGAAGGGTCGTCACATCTGCGCCCCGCATCTGGCGGAAGGCGACCCGTTCCATCGACATGGATGCGGCGATGGCGGCAACCACACCAAACGCAATCGCAAGGCCGACTGGGAAGCCGCTGAGCAAGATGAACCATATGCCGTATCCGGTGACCGTCATCACCTCGCCATGGGCGAAGTTGATCAACCTGACGATTGAGAAGACGACCGCGAGCCCGAGTGCAAGAAGCGCATAAATGCCCCCAAGGCTCAGAGCGTTGATGGTCTGTTGAACAAAGAGCTCCATCGCGTCGACGTCTCCTACTGACCCAAGTAAGCGCCCTGTACGGCGCCGGAGTTTGCTACTTCCTCGGTCGTCCCCCGCACCGATGCACGCCCTTGGGCAAGCACCAACGCATGGTCGGCAATATCAAGCGACATGGGCACGTTTTGCTCGACAAGCAGGATAGTGATCCCTTCGTCCCGCAAAGAGCCAATAAGAACGAAGACCGCTTCAACAATTTGCGGCGCGAGCCCGAGTGATGGCTCGTCCATTAGAAGCAGTTTTGGCTCCGCCATGAGCGCGCGCGCAATCGCCAGCATCTGCTGTTCGCCGCCCGACATCAGACCGGCCTTTTGATTGCGGCGTTCAGCGAGGATGGGAAAGCGCTCCTGCATCCGCGCTGCCCGGCGGCGCAATTCAACTGGCGGCGCATGGACGGCCCCGCCAAGAAGGAGGTTCTCCGATACCGTCAAGCCGGCGAAAATCCTTCGGCCCTCAGGTACGAGGCCGATACCGGCCCGGGTGATGGCCTCAGGAGACTTTCCTTTCAGGCTTTGGTCTTCGAATTGAATGTCACCGCCCCAGACCGCGAGGCCAGAAATCGCCGCAAGGGTCGACGACTTGCCAGCCCCGTTCGCGCCCAAAAGCGCGACAATCTCGCCTTTGCCGACGCTGAGATCGAGGCCGCGAACGGCCTCGATCGCGCCGTAGCGCACCTGGAGGGCGGTGACATCCAACATCGACTTAGGGCGCTGGCATCGTCTCAGGATCGGCCAGCTGACGGCGGATGAAAACCTTCTCTCCACCCTCAATGCGCGCCAGAACAACTTCACGCATGGGCATCCGATTGGTGCCTTCAAACGTGAAGCTCGACATGATGCCAGGCGTCTCGCTGAGGTTGGCCAAAGCCACCCCGACTTCGGCTGAATCGGTTGAGCCGGCGGCCTGCACTGCCGCATCGATCATGCCGAGGATATCGCAGCCGTTCACCACGTAGTTGGTGTCAGCCACGGTCCCCGTCGCTGCTTCAAACGCTGCGTTGAACTCGGCATGGTCGCTCCCATCAGCTGCGTACCCGCCTGATGTGTGCACAATGCCTTCGACGACATCGCCAAGGCCGCGCACGGTCGGCGTATCAAGCACGTCGGCACCCATAACTGGGATGTCCACGCCCGCACCGCGCAGCGCGCGAATGAAGGCGGGGAAGTCGGGCTCCCATGCGGATGTCATGATGACATCGGGTTGAGGATCGAGGTTTTGGATGGTTGTCACGATCGCCGAGAAGTCCGGCTGGCCCATGCTAAACGATCCCTCCCCAAGCAAAGTTCCACCATTGGCTTCGAACGCGGCAGCGAAGTACCGCGGTCCGAACTGCGTGTAGGCGGCGTCCGGCGAGGTGAGAATCCAAGTGGATTTGTAACCTAGCTCCGCAGCGTAGGCACCGAGCACAGCGGCCTGCTGGTTATCGGCGGGGTAGCTGCCAAAGACATAGTCACCGGCCGATGTCAGGATTGGTGCCGTGCCAGCGAACGTCATAGTTGGGATTTGGGCCGGGCTCGTGATTTGACCCATCGCCATCGTCGGATCGCCATCCGGAGGTGCCACAATGAAGTTCACGCTAAGATCGACAAACTCTTGAGCAAACTTCACGGCCTCGGCGATGTCAGACCGGGTGTCGCGGACTTCGAGCCGGATCGGATACTGACCGGCAATGCCGCCTTCCGCGTTCTTCTGGTCGACGCAGTAGCTAAACCCATCGAACGAAGGCTGGCTGAACGGCGCGAGACCACCGGAGTTGGCGACCGCGACCCCAATGACATACTCATCATCGGCTAAGGCAGCGAATGGCATGCTCGCTGCCAGAACAGCCGCAATGGCTGTTGTTCCAAGATAGTGCTTCATGACTTCCCCTTCTGTTTTCAAGCAACGTTGGAAGACTGGGCTGCATGAAGCCCGGCCTGGGTGGCGCGCGTCCCGAGATAAGACCCGATGACGGCAGGGTCCTTTTGGACCTCCTCCGGGGTCCCATCGGCGATGAGGATCCCACGGTTCAAAACGACCACGCGGTGGCAAAGCTCCATCACAAAGGTGAGGTCGTGATCGATGAGAAGAAGACCGATGCCGCGGGTCGAAGCGATGTCGCGCAGGCGCGCGCCCAAATCGGCGGTCTCGGCCGGATTCATGCCGGCCGCCGGTTCATCAAGCAGCAAAAACGATGGCGACTGAGCGAGCGCTCGAGCGATCTCTAAGCGGCGGCGGGCGCCATACGACAGATCGCCCGAACGCCGGGTGGCCTCCTCGAAGATGCCCATCAACGACAGTTCACGAGCGGCGACCTCGCGCGCACGCCGCATTGGCAAGCCGCGCGCGAGACCGGCAACAATGACGTTCTCTTCGACGGTTAGGTTTGAGAACAAGCGGATGTTCTGAAACGTTCGACCGACACCCAGCCCGGAGACGCGATAGGGAGGCGCGCTATCGATCTGCGCATCGCTAAGCCACACGCCACCAGATGTTGCGGCGGACGCGCCGCCTATGGCGTTGACGAGGGTAGACTTGCCGGCGCCATTGGGCCCGATGAGCCCTGTGACCGAGCCCACCGGTACCTTGAAAGAGACATCATCGAGCGCGACCAACCCCGAGAACGTCTTTCCAACCTTCTCAATTCGCAGGTCTGGCGC from Pseudomonadota bacterium encodes the following:
- the eutB gene encoding hydroxyectoine utilization dehydratase EutB; the protein is MVQALSLADILAARRTIAGVADATPQFVSPYLSKHAGYPFWLKLENMQPIGAFKLRGAVNAVAQVPAYTEGVTCCSTGNHGRGVAFAAQRAGIEAIICMSNLVPETKRQGIRALGATVRIVGQSQDDAQRESERLARDERLVEISPFDNPFVIAGQGTIGVEMLEAAPDLSCLLMPLSGGGLAAGVGLAAKAINPRIELIGLSMDRGAAMHASLQAGHPVEVTEHVSLADSLGGGIGLNNQLSFPMCRDLLDDVILVTEEEIQHAMQVLYFEERLVAEGACVVGIAALLAGKLPTLHGPVGTIITGRNVDMAQFTQVVTGENVVLGNMTLRGRRYAA
- a CDS encoding isochorismatase family cysteine hydrolase, producing the protein MPTPVPAIDAAHGAYRERAVELAKTALLSVDMQNAEWTADRQRLASDPISHEAREKYFLNRVGDVLIPNQQRLQAAARAAGVEVIYTTIEAYTLDGRDRSLDHKISDLFFPKGSWEAKVIDAVGPEPNDIVIPKTASGIFNSTNIEYVLRNLGIEYLIIYGVCTDQCVEGAIRDAADRGFLVTQVEDCCAANEERRHDVSIDQMKGHYCRTRSTDEMIAEIEMLASARQTG
- a CDS encoding MurR/RpiR family transcriptional regulator, translated to MIVRSLIDAKFNQLSASERRIAKVITERYPISALGGIEDIAKRAEVSAPTVTRFAKRLGFERFNDFQRAIRSEVQDNESSPLALFDRYHKRGTDGGILADLATSIARLEDDPAATAIKQAVETIAASRGRIYCLGGRWSSVAAQYLAFQLATMRGEVHVLSPQASGLWVDRLCDIKRSDVLVLYDFRRYQEEMFAVAEIVRGRGAKMVLITDVDLSPVCELAEVTLPVAVATTSPLDTLAPAIAATDAILASLVDIYKDRSSARMKLLEEVRNKTGAGANLDALRWQK
- a CDS encoding branched-chain amino acid ABC transporter permease; amino-acid sequence: MELFVQQTINALSLGGIYALLALGLAVVFSIVRLINFAHGEVMTVTGYGIWFILLSGFPVGLAIAFGVVAAIAASMSMERVAFRQMRGADVTTLLITSFAVSQIIQVLFQTGISARPVAVILPDWLTDSIMIGSVRVGMVSVLSIAVVIISLIALRLVLTHSVTGIAMRAAAEDFAVVRLMGISANRIIATAFAISGALAGIAAVLWVATRGSVDPLMGAIPVLKAFIATVVGGLGSLGGAVIGGFVLGIVEVYLQAFLPETLLPYRDAIALSIIVGILVLRPDGLLPGVSTNRS
- a CDS encoding ABC transporter ATP-binding protein; its protein translation is MLDVTALQVRYGAIEAVRGLDLSVGKGEIVALLGANGAGKSSTLAAISGLAVWGGDIQFEDQSLKGKSPEAITRAGIGLVPEGRRIFAGLTVSENLLLGGAVHAPPVELRRRAARMQERFPILAERRNQKAGLMSGGEQQMLAIARALMAEPKLLLMDEPSLGLAPQIVEAVFVLIGSLRDEGITILLVEQNVPMSLDIADHALVLAQGRASVRGTTEEVANSGAVQGAYLGQ
- a CDS encoding ABC transporter substrate-binding protein, coding for MKHYLGTTAIAAVLAASMPFAALADDEYVIGVAVANSGGLAPFSQPSFDGFSYCVDQKNAEGGIAGQYPIRLEVRDTRSDIAEAVKFAQEFVDLSVNFIVAPPDGDPTMAMGQITSPAQIPTMTFAGTAPILTSAGDYVFGSYPADNQQAAVLGAYAAELGYKSTWILTSPDAAYTQFGPRYFAAAFEANGGTLLGEGSFSMGQPDFSAIVTTIQNLDPQPDVIMTSAWEPDFPAFIRALRGAGVDIPVMGADVLDTPTVRGLGDVVEGIVHTSGGYAADGSDHAEFNAAFEAATGTVADTNYVVNGCDILGMIDAAVQAAGSTDSAEVGVALANLSETPGIMSSFTFEGTNRMPMREVVLARIEGGEKVFIRRQLADPETMPAP